The following is a genomic window from Spirosoma foliorum.
GCTTCTTCTTTGGCTTCGTTGGATTTCTCAGCGTTCTCGACGCTATCTGTACTCTCTGTCTTTTTGCTGCTGCAGGCCTGGAAGCTTAGCGTGCTAACAGCTACTAGTAAAATTAAACTTACCTTTTTCATAACGTAATTAATGATTATGGTTCTGTGTGCTTTAACCTGTCTGGGGCTGGTTAGGTTTTGAAAAATGATATTCTGGAATTTATAGACAAATTTCTGTGTTTGTAAGACAAAATTCCTATGTTTGTCCTATGGTACTATCTGATCGCACAGCACTCGTCTTTTCGGCTCTCAAAGGAGTTCCGGCTACTCGATTCTTTGAGATAGCGGACTTAACCGGCTATAAACGTGAACAGCTCGCGGAGGTGTTCGATACTTCGCTCAAAACCTTTCAGCGGTATGAGCGGGAACATAAGAAACTAAATCCACAGGATAGTGAGAAAGTCCTCAAGATCATGGCGCTGTTTCAGACCGGTGAATCGGTTTTCGGCTCCGGGGATTCCTTTCGGCGGTGGATGGATAAGCCGGCTTATGGGTTAGGCAATCAAATTCCATTCGAACTGCTTCATACATCAGGAGGAATTGACCTGGTGATGGATGAGGTGATTCGTATCGAATACGGTGATTTAGCCTAAAAGAACCGAATGCTCGTTTACCGAATTACCAAAGCGACCTATGCCGATCGATTAGTGGCGTCCGGGGGAGCTGCCCGCTGGAATAGTCGCGGGCAGTTTGTTATATATACGGCTGCAACCCGCGCATTAGCTTGTCTCGAAAATGTTGTTCACCGAAGCGGGGAGGGGCTTTTGGATAACTTCCGGGTTATGGTGATCGAGATTCCGGATACACTCCCCGTTGTGACGATTGCCCCCGAAAACTTACCCGACAATTGGTTTGATTTTCAGCAGTATGATGCCTGTCAACGGATTGGAAATGATTGGCTGCGAATGGGCCAGTCTGCTGTTTTGCGCGTGCCCTCGGCCATTATTCCCAACGAGTGGAATTTCCTGATTAGCCCTTCTCACCCCGATTTCTCCCGTATTCAATTACTACGGACTGAGCCGTTTACGTTCGATCCAAGGATTAAGGGATAGCAGCTGATTTCGCGCCAATCGAATAGATTTGACTCGATATATTTCAGTTGGAATATAATTGTATTTCAGATGGGTAATGTTCGTTCTCAAATAGCGGATAAATCGGATTTGTAGACGCTAAATTCAGGGCTTATTTCGCTTGTTTACGCGCTATTTTACGGGTTTATTT
Proteins encoded in this region:
- the parS gene encoding type II RES/Xre toxin-antitoxin system antitoxin, coding for MVLSDRTALVFSALKGVPATRFFEIADLTGYKREQLAEVFDTSLKTFQRYEREHKKLNPQDSEKVLKIMALFQTGESVFGSGDSFRRWMDKPAYGLGNQIPFELLHTSGGIDLVMDEVIRIEYGDLA
- a CDS encoding RES family NAD+ phosphorylase, yielding MLVYRITKATYADRLVASGGAARWNSRGQFVIYTAATRALACLENVVHRSGEGLLDNFRVMVIEIPDTLPVVTIAPENLPDNWFDFQQYDACQRIGNDWLRMGQSAVLRVPSAIIPNEWNFLISPSHPDFSRIQLLRTEPFTFDPRIKG